A stretch of Syntrophorhabdales bacterium DNA encodes these proteins:
- a CDS encoding ATPase domain-containing protein — protein sequence MAKPTAHPHPFQLQKCPTGITGLDELTQGGLPKGRPTLVTGSAGSGKTLLAMEFLVKGATMYDEPGVFMAFEETSEDLTKNVASLGFDLDGLVKKKKLAIDYVYIERSEIEETGEYDLEGLFIRLGHAIDSIQAKRVAIDTIEVLFGGLPNDAILRAELRRLFRWL from the coding sequence ATGGCCAAACCGACAGCCCACCCCCATCCATTCCAGCTCCAGAAGTGCCCCACCGGCATCACTGGTCTCGATGAACTCACCCAGGGCGGACTGCCGAAAGGCCGTCCCACCCTCGTCACCGGATCTGCCGGCTCGGGTAAGACGCTGCTCGCCATGGAGTTTCTCGTCAAAGGCGCGACCATGTACGATGAACCCGGCGTCTTCATGGCCTTCGAGGAGACCAGTGAAGACCTTACCAAAAACGTGGCCTCCCTCGGTTTCGACCTGGACGGCCTCGTCAAAAAGAAGAAGCTCGCCATCGATTACGTCTATATAGAACGTTCCGAGATTGAGGAGACCGGCGAATACGATCTCGAAGGCCTCTTTATCCGTCTCGGTCACGCGATCGATTCGATACAGGCGAAACGCGTGGCCATCGACACCATCGAGGTGCTCTTCGGCGGTCTCCCTAATGACGCGATCCTCAGGGCCGAGCTCAGGCGCCTGTTCCGCTGGCTC